ACCAGAGCAACGATGGTTATTAATGGGCGGCACAGCGAGTGATAAAAAAGGTTATGGGCCATTTTTCACTACAATGGCAATCATGGCACTGATTTCATTAATCATTCTTGTCGGTATTATTTATGGTGTATTTAAATTGCTTAGACGTGGTTATCGCCGTATCAAGTCATCAACACAAAAATCTTCAAACTAGGTAAATTATTATGAATAAATGGCTCAAATATTCTGCAATTGCTGTTGCAGTTCCCGTGGGGTTAGCGGCATTAGGTGCAGCTAAGATCTTTTGGCTAGATACGCTTTTAGCAAAAAGTGATATTGGCCCTGAAGCACCAACATTAACTGCTAATGGCTATACTTATCGCGATCTAAATAAAAATGGTCAATTAGATGTCTATGAAGACTCACGTCAACCCATTGACCGTCGTGTCAGTGATTTGATTGATCAAATGAACATTGAAGAAAAAGCGGGCCTAATGTTTCAACCGCCAATAACGTTTGGTGAAAATGCTGAAATTATTGAAGGAATGAATTTTTCAATTGGCTACGGTACCTACGATGTTATTAATTCTCGTTTAATTAACCATTTCAATTTAATGGGCTCAGCGCCAATAAAAGAAATGGCTCGCTGGCACAACGATATTCAAAAGCTTGCCGAGCAAACCCGTTTAGGTATTCCAATTACCATCTCAACGGATCCTCGCCACAGTTTGCGTGATGGCAAAAGTGCAACCTCAGTACGCACTGAAGGTTTTTCATTATGGCCTGAGCCTATTGGTTTTGGTGCGATAGGTGATGAAAAAGTCGCCGAAGAGTTTGGCCGTATAGCCAACATTGAATACCGCGCTGTAGGTATTCGTTTAGCACTGCACCCAATGGCAGATTTAGCCACAGAGCCGCGTTGGGCTCGGGGTATAGGTACCTTTGGTGAAGAAGCAGAATTATCGTCTAAATTGGTTGCTGGTTATATAAAAGGTTTTCAAGGCGCTAACATTGGCAAATCAAGTGTGTTAACTATGGTTAAACACTTTCCAGGTGGAGGCCCACAACGTGACGGTTTAGATGCGCATCAATTCTACGGCGCAGAGCAAGCATACCCTGGTGATAACTTTGATTATCACTTGAAACCTTTTCAAGCAGCATTTGATGTAGGCGCTGCTCAAGTTATGCCTTATTACGGCATTCCTAATGGCCAAACATCAGAAGATGTTGCTATGAGTTACAACAAAGAGATTATCACCGATATGCTGCGTGGTGATTTTGGTTTTGACGGTGTTGTTTGTACAGATTGGGGTATTGTTACTTCAAAAATGGCGGGCCCTGTAGTTGCCATGCGCGCAAGAGCTTGGGGCTTAGAAGGTTTATCTGAGTCTGATCGCTTTAAAAAAGCACTTGATGCTGGTGTTGACCAATTTGGCGGTGAAGAATTACCTGAATTCATTGTTGATCTAGTCGAATCTGGACAAGTTTCTGAAGGGCGTATAAATACCTCTATTCGTCGTATCTTAAAAGACAAATTCCGCTTAGGACTATTTGACGACCCTTATGTCGATATGGCAATGGCGGATAAAATAACTGGCACAGACGAGTTTATGAAAGCAGGCGCCTTGGCACAACGTAAATCTTTAGTGTTGCTGAAGAACCAAAAAGAGACCGTTGCACAAAGTACTTCACAAAGCAGTATTCAAAATAAAGAATATGCTTTGCCATTAGCTAAAAATATTAAGGTCTATATTGAAGGTCTTAGTAAAGAGTCAACCAGCAAATATGCGCAAGTGGTCGATAATTTAGATGATGCCGATGTTGCTATTTTACATGTTAAAGCGCCACACCGTCCGCCAAGAACTGATTTAGGCTTTGGTGAAAATATTATCGAAACCATATTAAACCAAGGTGATCTTGATTTTAAAGGTGAAGAGTTAGCGCATATCAAAAAAGTGATGGCAACTAAACCAACCGTTGTGGTGATTTATTTAGAACGCCCATCAGTTATTCCAGAAATCGCTGAAAACGCTGTTGGTATATTAGCGGAATTTGGTGCCACTGATGAGGCGATGTTAGATGTTTTATTTGGTGATTTTAACCCAACCGGCAAATTGCCATTTGAAATGCCAAGTTCTATGGCGGCCGTTGAAGCGCAGTTTGAAGATGTGCCTTTTGACTCCGTTGATCCGTTATTCAACTTTGGTCACGGTTTGTCATACAAGCAGTAAGGGAATATCCTAACGCGTTAACTTTTGCGTTTAGTTCCCTCAAGGCCTTTTCATTATCCGATGAGAAGGCCACTTAATTTCCAATTATAACAAACCATTATTAACTAAAGCTCAATCAGAATCTGACTTTGCTTTTTGTTGATGTGTTTGCTTTATTCTTACCATAACCACTGCTGATAAATTGGTGATGCTTGATTAATGGTAAATACTTTCAGTAATACGCCTTGCTCAAGTACATCTATTTCGATAAAACCTTCTTGCGATGTAGCAAATTGCGTTTGCTCGTTATAACTTACGCCGCTAAGTTTTGCGCTATTGGCTGCGCCGCTGACTAGGTTGTAGTGCGTTTTATTTTCATCTTTTTGTTCAAACACCTGCAAACTGTGATCATGTCCTGCAGCAAAAATTGTTTTGGGATAAGGAATAAGCTGGGAGTTCATGCCATTTATTAAACGCTGGTACTTTAGGCTATCTACATCTTGTTGGTTGTTATTAAAAAATGTCACAATGCTGACGTAAAGTTGATAGCCTAAGCTCGAATAGTAACCGCCATGAGGCCCCATGGTTTCAATCGGGTGATGGCCATTTAATACAATGATATTGTCAGGAAACGCTTGGTAGCTCTTGGTTAGCAATGACGATAAATGTTCCAGGGCCTTGTTAAAGTCGTTTTGACTAGCCTTTATTAACCACATGGTATCTAAAAAAACTAAGCTGACACCGTCACGTAATATCATTTGAGGTAGAGGAGATGAAGCTTCTTGATAAGGAACAAACATGGCTGATAGTTTGTTGGTGCTAGCATAGTTTTCTATATATTCCGCTTGTGTGTCGACCTGTGTTGCATACCAGTCATGGTTGCCGGGAACGATGAACATTTCAGCGCCACTTTGTTTCGCTATTTGAAGTTGTGCTTCTAAAAAACTGATGTGTTTCAATTGCTTGCTGGTAAATACTTGCTGCTCAGGAAGTTTATTGGGAAAACCTGATGGGTAAATATTATCACCTAACATGATCACTGCCGTTTTTTCGGGAGATTTTTCTGCATGTTCAACTGCTTTCTGAAGACTTGCTTGTAAGGGCTTAATCGACGATAAACCAGCGTCGCCTAATAGTATAATGCGTTGCTTTAATTCACCTTGTGCTTTAATAGACTGTTGAATGTCTGGGTTGATATAAACCTTATGGTTTGTTGAGCTTTTATAAGCGCATGCAGATAAAAGTAGGGTGGTGATTAATGTGAATAATCGCAATGTCATCGAGACCTCTTAAGAAGGTATTGTTAGTGGTAAATGAGTGGTCAATAATAGGGGGGGCGCCTGAAGTAGAGCTGAAAATAAAGAAGAATTAGTAGTAGAAGTTTGAATCAATCTTTATTGATTTTATAGCATTGTACATTTTCTTCGTCGTTCAGTTTTGTTCGTTCAAAATCATAAAGATTTGCTAATATTTTAGCCTTTTCTTTCCCAAAGTATTGATGAGAAAAGCCAGGGTACATACTTGCTGTTCCTAAGGTTATTATACTTTTTATTTCATCCTGACTATTTAGATTGATGCTAGCAGATAAGTAGTCAAGCTCTGATGCAATGACGATATCAATTCTATTTTTGAGTAAGGCCTAAAGGCAGAAAGCGAATTAATATAAAAATGATAATTTTCTCTGCCTTCTACAGTAAATTTTTTCACATCATGGGTATATATGTTTCTAACCAATCCAATTCGATAATTGGCACGCCAGTTGGGGCTGTTCATCTCTATATTGATGTCTTTTCTGCTGTAAAAAGAAATGGGTACTGTTACAAAAGGGGTGGAGGTTAAGGCTAGACCTTGTGAGCTTGTTTTGGGTTTGACAGTTGTTTTAAAGTTAGGTAAACCAATTAAAGCCAGTGCCATATTACCATTTCTTGTTTCGGTAAATGCCCTCATTATTGGATGTTCAATTTCTTTAAGCAAATAGCCCATATTCTCGAAAGTTTTATTCATCAGACAGTAAGCATGCTTCTTTACTTCAAGCCTTAGAGATTCAGGTACAGCAAAGGTAAGTGTTTTCTTTGTCGATGTAGTGGTTGTCGTACTTTGTTCGGACTTGTTATTAATGGCAAGGCAATTAGAACTTAACGTAGTTAAGAAAGAAAATAGCAACAATCTTAACCTTAGTGATTTTGCCATCAGGGTTACCTAAAATAATTAATCTTCCTTTTATAATAGAAGGAAGATTAATTAGAGCAAATGTAATGGGTTTTTATTTGATTAAAAAATAATTTAGTTAGCGAAAAAATAGCGCTCAGATAGTGTATTTGATTTATCGGTAACAATTAGCTGGCTATGCTTATCAAGCATAGCTTCATTGCTTAAGATTGTATTATTAGCATTAACAACTTTTATCGATCCACCTGTAATCGGTTGAATTAGTTTTAAAGCATCTGCAACTGTATGCAGTTTTTCTGCACTAATTGTTTTATTCTTGTAGTTAATGTCGATGGTGTCAGATTTAAGTAATCCACCAATAACAGATATTTCTTCCGCTCCGTATATTGGATATTTCCCGACAATAGGCGCATCGGCAAAGGTTTGGGTTTTTAGTAACTTGACACGAATAAAACGAGCCGTTTTTGCTATACTATCGCTGGTGGTGCCAATAACCGTATTGCTCTCTTGGTTAACAGCTACTTGGTAGCTCTCAGAAAATACATCAAAAGTTTGTTTGAAATCTTTTGCACTTTCGATGCTATACGCCATAGGGCCAACGTTGAGCATGTCGATATGTTGTGGCCAGACAATTTCAACGCGATCAATATAATATTCGGCGCCTAAGTCGACTTTCCACCAGTGCGGTGCTTTGCCCATAGCATTCCAAATATTAACGTCTTCCATATCATCAACCATACCGGTAATGATGTTATCGTTTGCTTTGGCTGCACTCATGATAGGAATATCAATTGGCCCAATAGATAAGTTAGCAGCTATTTCAGCACTGGCAGATGTTGGTTTAAAAGCCGATAGGGCTGCACTATCAAATGTATATTCTTGGCTGGTTTTGCCATCTTGCGCCGTTACTTTAATGATATCGCCACTATTAAGAGCAAGTTCATGTTGACCTTTTATCAATTCGACGCTGCTATCGCGCGGATATTCAAGCACAGTAGGTAAAGTTGAAAAACTGATGCCATGAGGTAAGTTATAAATTTTCCCATTTACGGTATCTATGCCCAAAAGCTTAGCGCTAATTTTGGTATCAGTGCTGTTCACGCGTGTTAAGTGAATGCTATCAACGATCTTTCCTTGATTGTTTGCCACTTCAATAAGGTTATCACCAAGTGTTAGCTCAACTTGTGGCCAAATAATTTTTTTATTGCCATTAAGCTCAAGCTTACCAAGAGATTGTTTATTAACGAACAACTCAAGTTCAGCTTGGTTACTGTACACTTTAATGTCTATTAGCGCTTGGGTTCGAGTTGAAAAGCGGCGACCAGTTATATGAGTAACAGGCTCTTTTGCCCAGTTAGCTTTATACCAAAAGAAGGCATCCTTTTTTACTTTTCTATCAAAGGTGACCAAGCCTTTATCATTACGACCGGGTGTATCACCTTCATCACGGTTATCAACGGCAAAGTCAGCCAATACCCACAAGAATTTGCCCCAAACATAGTCTCTATCTTGTAAGTCTTGCCAATAGTGTTCATGAAAAATGGCTTGATATTCTTCACTGTGATCTTGCATGGTTGGCGTATCAGTGTGAATTTTGTCACTGGCTCCGGCGCCAAATTCACTCAGCGCGATAGATAAATCGGGCGCGCTTTCACGGGCATGATCCATAAATTTGGTAAAATCACTAAAACTGCCGTAATACCAAGCATAGTAGCGATTAAATGAGGTGATATCCGTTGTTGTCGCCAGCGGATCTTGTAATGCCTTTTCGCCGCTTGCCGCAACGGCTGCTGTGGTAAGGCGATTAGGATCTTCAGCTTTTACTAAAGTATTTAGCTCTTTTACGATTGGTCTTGGATCAGGCCCTGGTTTTAAGGTGATTTCGTTGAACAACCCCCAAAACATTATCGAACTGTGGTTATAGTTTTGTCTGACCAGCTCTAAAGCTTGCTGTTTTACGTTATCAGTAAAGGCTTGATTAGTGTTAATGCGGTTAATCAATGGCACTTCTGCCCATATTACTAAGCCTATTTCATCAGCGCGCTGATAAACATAATCATCACGTTGTTGGTGGCCTAAACGTACACCTGTAGCGCCTAACTCCAACATTAGCTGAATATCTCGTTCGTGATCTTCTTGATTAATTGCTGTGCCTTTTTTCGGGAAATCAGCCATACGGTTTATGCCGTAAAGCGGATAAGGTTTACCGTTTAAAATAAACCCTTGGTCTTTATCGACACGGAAATAACGTAAGCCCAATTGTTGATTAATTTGATCAACCACTTTGCCGTTATGACTGATTGTGGTTTCTCCTTGGTATAAATAAGGATCGTCTAAACCATGCCATAAATGAGGGTTTTCAAGCGCAATTTGGCTAGTATATTCAACAGATGCTTGCGCCTTTATCTGAAGTTGTTCACTGGTTTTGGCAACAATAGTATTGTTAGCATCACGCAATAAGTTGGTAATAGTAATGGTTGCAGCTTCACTATTTTCATTAAAAAGTTTAGTACGTACATCGAGTTCAGCCTTTTCATTGCTTATATTAGTTTGTGACCAATAAACGCCACTTGAGGCATAGTCTAAATTGTCTATGTGGATGTTATTACTGGCAATTAAACGAACCTTGCGATACAAACCGCCAAAAAAAGTAAAGTCAGCAGAAAGCGGGGCAACGGTGTCGTCTACTTCATTGTTAACGGTTACCACCACGATATTATCTTGGCCAAGTTTTACCTGCTTAGTAATGTCAAAACGAAATGCGGCATAGTTACCTTTATGTTGACCGACTTCTTTGCCATTAACATAAACAGTTGCCGTGGTGGTTGCGCCATCAAAATGCAGGTAGATTTTTTTATTGGTAAACTTTTCATCTAAGGTGAATGTACGTTTGTATGTGCCTGTGCCGCGGTAATAATCGCCACCACCGTCTTGGCCATCTTTTGCGTTCCAAGTATGCGGTAAATTAACTGTTTGCCAATTTTCTTTAGCAATACTATGCGCTATGACAGGCGAGGTTTTGCTAAATTGCCATTGGTTATTTAGTGGCTGAATAACACGACTATTTACGATAAATGATTTTTCTTTTGGAAGTACCTCATCCGAAGCACCGAAAAAAAAGTATGCAAATAAACTGATTAAAGTGACGGCAAGTCCGATGATAAACTTATACATATTGAAGCCTGTTGTTAATTATGTATTGTTATCATGTCATGGCAAACTGAAGTGTATCTTAAAAAAAAGAGCCCCATAAAGGAGCTCTGTTGTTTATCGTCTTAATTCATTATTAGGCTAAAGATTTCTTAGCAACAACATTTTCTGAACTGGTGTCGTTGTCCCATAACTTCTCCATTTCTTCTAAGGATTTTCCTTTTGTTTCAGGAACAAACTTCCAAACAAATAATGCCGCCAATAAACTCATACCGCCGTAAATCCAATAAGCAAAACCATGATTAAATTGCTCTGTTAAATAGGTATTGTTGTTCATTAGTGGGAAGCTCCATGACACTAAATAATTGGTGATCCATTGTGCAGCTACCGCGACAGACATTGCTAAACTACGAATTTTATTCGGGAAAATTTCAGACAGTAACACCCAACATACTGGTCCCCATGATAGAGAAAAGAAGGCGACGTAAGCTAACATGGCGATTAAAACAGAAATACCCATGCTCTCGGTATAGAAGCTAAATCCTAGTGCCGTCATTGCAACGCACATGCCGAGCGCACCAATGATCATTAGTGGTTTTCGACCAAATTTGTCTACGGTGAAAATAGCTACCAAAGTGAATATCACATTAAAGGCGCCAACAATAATGGTTTGTAGCATTGCTGCATTAGTACCTGAACCCATATTCTTAAATATTTCAGGCGCATAATAAAGCACGGCATTTATACCAATGAGCTGTTGAAACATTGACAGCAAAATACCAACAACAAGCACCATTAATCCAAAAGAGAATAATTTACCTGAAGTATGATGACTCAATGATTCTTTAATTTCAGAAAATTCAAGTTCAGCTTCTTTTGGCCCATGTAATTTAGCTAGCGTATTTCTTGCTTCTTTATCATGACCATTTATTGCATGCCAACGAGGACTTTCAGGAACCGTAAATAATAAGAAAAAGAAAAGGGCTGCTGGTAGCATTTCAGAGGCGAACATATAGCGCCATCCTAACGTTTGTATCCATGACTCACCACCTTGTAATGCGATAAGGTAGTTAACAAAGTAAACGACAATAATACCTGTAACAATAGCCATTTGGTTAAATGAAACTAAACGTCCACGAATTTTTGCCGGTGCAATTTCTGCAATATAGAGCGGCGAAAGCATTGATGCCATACCTACGCCAACACCACCCAAAATACGATAAAAAATGAACTGAGGTAAGGCTTGATTAGCTTCTGAACTACCAATGGCATAAAAACCCATTTCAGGTATCGCTGAGCCTAAGGCGGAAATAAAAAATAATGCAGCACTAACAATTAACATTTTCTTACGGCCATACTTTTGACTAAGTACTCCGGCAATTGCTCCACCAATGACACAGCCAATTAATGCGCTTGATACCAATGTACCCAGCAGTGAGTTAGCTTCGTATTCAGCTAAGCCTAAAGGAGCAATAAAAAAGGCATCAAGGGAGCTAACTGTTCCTGAGATTACAGCGGTATCCCAGCCGAATAGCATGCCCCCAAGGGCTGCTACTAATGTTAATAGTGTGATGTAGCCTGAACTCTGGTTATCTTGTTGATTCGTCATGTTAGCAATTAAATTCCGAAATAATAGTTTGTACCCTATAGATAACCCTACAAAGCTTAAATAAGCCTGAATAGGGCATTTCAGGTAGAATTCAGTTTGACTGAATAGACTAACTTATATGGTGAATATCGAACGCTTTAACATTGCAGGGAGTTAGTTATGGAACCTACTTTTGAAAATGTACAGACTAATGAGGGAAGCTCATTTTGTTGCTTCAAGGTTAAATGTCATGATTTAAACGAAGATCATAGTTGGCACTTTCACCCTGAGTATGAACTTGTCTGGAACATTAGTGGTGAAGGTACGCGCTTTGTAGGCGATAGTGTCGATACTTATCTACCAGGAGATATGATTCTCATTGGCCCAAACGTACCTCATTGTTGGCAAAGTAGTACAAATAAAGGTCATAAAGAATCAGAATTATTGGTTATTCAGTTTAAACCAAGTTGTTTTGGTGACGGTTTTTTGCAGTTACCTGAAGCGGGTTTAATTAGTCGTTTATTAGATAATGCAAGTAAAGGCCTTGAAATATTTGGGGAAACATCAGAAAAAATAGCAAAGCAGCTTAGTTTTTTGTACCAACAACAAAGTATAGATAGATTACTCTGTCTTATTAAAATTCTTGATCAGGTTGCAAATTCAGATGACGTAAAAGTGTTAACTACACCAGAATACGATCTTCATTCTGATATTAATAATACAAATTTAAGACGAATAGAAACTATTTATAGTTATGTCAGAGCAAATCTAGGTGATGATATCAATCAAACTGAAATTGCCAATAAAGTAGGCCTGACTACTCAAGGGTTCAGTCGATTTTTTAAAAAATATACAGGTCTGACATTTGTAAAATTTGTTAATACCTTAAGAGTAAATGAAGCTTGCCGTTTATTAGTTAGAGAAAATTACGATGTAACCCAAATTGCTTATATGTGTGGATATCAAAATATATCTAATTTTAATCGCCGTTTTCAAGAAATTAAAAGCTTAACCCCAAGTGAATTTAGAAGTGGATACCGTCAAGGTAATAAAGTGCCTTACTCAAAAGCAAGTTAAGAGAGATTTTGATTTTGAATACAGTTCGCTTTATTAGTCTTGCACTTGTTTGTTTGTTATCAGTTTATTCTGTATACGCCACAGAGAGTGTAAATCATGATTTTCAAAAAGAAACTCATCTATCAAACAAGCAATGTATTTCGTGTCATAAGCAATCACAACACGATTGGAATCAATCTGATCATGCTAAATCAATGGCTATAGCGGATAAAACCACGGTGCTTGCTAATTTTGATAATGTAAAAGTAGAGCACTACGGCCAAAAAGCACATTTCTTAGTTAAGGGTGGTTTTTATCAGGTAACTATTTCTTATGATGATAAAATAACTACCTATCCAATAATATACACGTTTGGTCATTTTCCATTGCAGCAGTATTTAGTTGAAACGGAGCAGGGAAAGCTGCAAGTATTACCTTTTGCATGGGACAGTAGAGCCAAAGAAGAGGGCGGTCAACGCTGGTATCACAATTATAGCCATGAAGAAATTCGTCCAGAGGACAGATTACATTGGCGTCAACCGTTACAAAACTGGAATGGTATGTGTGCTGATTGTCATTCAGATGGTTTGATTCGACAATATAATCCAGAAATGAATGGTTTTAATAGTCAGTTTGATAACATTAATGTCGGTTGTTTATCTTGCCACGGAGATATGTCAGAGCACGCTAATAAAAGTACTAATCGTAATGTTGTGGCAGATACTATTTCAAATAAACATCCAACAGGAAAATGGCTTCGAAGTATTGGTGAGAAAACGGCTCATTGGGAAGGTAAAAAGCGTGATAATCGCTTTATGGATGGGTGCTTTGCATGTCACTCATTACGAACGTCATTGACTGATGGGATTACACCTAAAGCAGCTTTTTTAGATCAATTTACCCCTCAGCTTTTATCATCACCAAATTATCATGCTGATGGTCAAATAAAAGAAGAAGTCTATGTTTATGGTTCTTTCTTACAAAGTAAAATGTTCACTGCAGGTGTTAATTGTTTAGATTGTCATGACAAACATACTATGAAGCTTAAGTTTGAAGGCAATACCACTTGTCTGCAGTGTCACGGAGCTGAAACTTATAACGCAAAATCTCATCATCAACATGAAGAAATGAGTGAGGGAGCACAATGTGTAAATTGCCATATGCCAACCAATCGGTATATGGGGGTAGATGACAGGCGTGATCATAGCTTCAAAATTCCAAGACCAGATCTATCAATTCAATTTTCTACCCCTAATGCATGTACACAGTGCCATATTGAAAAAACTAACCAATGGGCGGTTGAAAGTTTAGAAGAGTGGCACGGTAAGCCAAATGCACTATCTAAGAATAAGCAGTTATTAATGGCTTTAAATAATGGTCAAGCTATTAATCTTGAAGATCACTTAAGTATTATTGCTGATGAAGACCTTGATGTGATCAGTAGAGCAAGTGCACTTCAGATGCTGAGTTTTACTACACCATCACTTTCTGGTGAAGTACTTAAGCCATACTTAACTCATCAGGAGTCATTATTCAGGTTAAGTGCTGTGAATGTTGGTGCGTTACTTTCACCAACGGAAAGGAAACTACATATTAGCCCTTTGTTAGGGGATAAATTTAAATCTATTCGCGTAGCGGCAGCAAGAACATTAGCGTCGAGCTATGACTCTGATGATAATAGCCCAGACTTTGATAAAGCATTTAACGAGTTAATTCAGGCGAATAATATCAATAGCTGGCGTGGTGAAGGTTTGGCTAATCAAGGCGTCTTAGCAATAGAAAGGAACAAATTAATGGATGCGGAAAAATCGTTTAAGCAGTCGATTAAAATAGATCCTTATTTTGAAGCTAGTTATATTAACTTAGCGGATTTATATCGTGTTCAACAGAAACCTTTTCTAGTCGATGCTATTTTGAAAAAAGGGATTAAATATAACCCAAAATCAGCAGATTTACATTACGCTTATGCCTTATATTATGTTCGTCAGAAAAAACTAGGTAAGGCATTGGTGTTTTTGGATAAATCAATGTTCTTGATGCCTAGCAATGCGCAATACGCTTATACTTATATTTTGGCGTTAGACGGCGCTGGTCTGGGTAAACAAGCTTTGAATAAGTTGAAAACAATAATTATAAATTATCAAAACAATGCACAACTGAAAGAATTAGGTTTGTATTTATCGCATAAATTGAATTCGAGAACAGAATACGATTGGTTTATGAAAATATAAGTAATCCTAGCTCATAGTGGGGGCGTATTCGTCATCGATTCTTTAATCTAAAATACACAGGTTTAGTTAAATAACTAGTTGGCGCTTTTTATCTTCATGTTTCTGTACCTTCTGAAATTGATATAGCATCTTCAATTTCAACGTATAAACGTATAGTTATTACCCGC
The Thalassotalea hakodatensis genome window above contains:
- a CDS encoding glycoside hydrolase family 2 TIM barrel-domain containing protein encodes the protein MYKFIIGLAVTLISLFAYFFFGASDEVLPKEKSFIVNSRVIQPLNNQWQFSKTSPVIAHSIAKENWQTVNLPHTWNAKDGQDGGGDYYRGTGTYKRTFTLDEKFTNKKIYLHFDGATTTATVYVNGKEVGQHKGNYAAFRFDITKQVKLGQDNIVVVTVNNEVDDTVAPLSADFTFFGGLYRKVRLIASNNIHIDNLDYASSGVYWSQTNISNEKAELDVRTKLFNENSEAATITITNLLRDANNTIVAKTSEQLQIKAQASVEYTSQIALENPHLWHGLDDPYLYQGETTISHNGKVVDQINQQLGLRYFRVDKDQGFILNGKPYPLYGINRMADFPKKGTAINQEDHERDIQLMLELGATGVRLGHQQRDDYVYQRADEIGLVIWAEVPLINRINTNQAFTDNVKQQALELVRQNYNHSSIMFWGLFNEITLKPGPDPRPIVKELNTLVKAEDPNRLTTAAVAASGEKALQDPLATTTDITSFNRYYAWYYGSFSDFTKFMDHARESAPDLSIALSEFGAGASDKIHTDTPTMQDHSEEYQAIFHEHYWQDLQDRDYVWGKFLWVLADFAVDNRDEGDTPGRNDKGLVTFDRKVKKDAFFWYKANWAKEPVTHITGRRFSTRTQALIDIKVYSNQAELELFVNKQSLGKLELNGNKKIIWPQVELTLGDNLIEVANNQGKIVDSIHLTRVNSTDTKISAKLLGIDTVNGKIYNLPHGISFSTLPTVLEYPRDSSVELIKGQHELALNSGDIIKVTAQDGKTSQEYTFDSAALSAFKPTSASAEIAANLSIGPIDIPIMSAAKANDNIITGMVDDMEDVNIWNAMGKAPHWWKVDLGAEYYIDRVEIVWPQHIDMLNVGPMAYSIESAKDFKQTFDVFSESYQVAVNQESNTVIGTTSDSIAKTARFIRVKLLKTQTFADAPIVGKYPIYGAEEISVIGGLLKSDTIDINYKNKTISAEKLHTVADALKLIQPITGGSIKVVNANNTILSNEAMLDKHSQLIVTDKSNTLSERYFFAN
- a CDS encoding AraC family transcriptional regulator, whose translation is MEPTFENVQTNEGSSFCCFKVKCHDLNEDHSWHFHPEYELVWNISGEGTRFVGDSVDTYLPGDMILIGPNVPHCWQSSTNKGHKESELLVIQFKPSCFGDGFLQLPEAGLISRLLDNASKGLEIFGETSEKIAKQLSFLYQQQSIDRLLCLIKILDQVANSDDVKVLTTPEYDLHSDINNTNLRRIETIYSYVRANLGDDINQTEIANKVGLTTQGFSRFFKKYTGLTFVKFVNTLRVNEACRLLVRENYDVTQIAYMCGYQNISNFNRRFQEIKSLTPSEFRSGYRQGNKVPYSKAS
- the xylE gene encoding D-xylose transporter XylE encodes the protein MTNQQDNQSSGYITLLTLVAALGGMLFGWDTAVISGTVSSLDAFFIAPLGLAEYEANSLLGTLVSSALIGCVIGGAIAGVLSQKYGRKKMLIVSAALFFISALGSAIPEMGFYAIGSSEANQALPQFIFYRILGGVGVGMASMLSPLYIAEIAPAKIRGRLVSFNQMAIVTGIIVVYFVNYLIALQGGESWIQTLGWRYMFASEMLPAALFFFLLFTVPESPRWHAINGHDKEARNTLAKLHGPKEAELEFSEIKESLSHHTSGKLFSFGLMVLVVGILLSMFQQLIGINAVLYYAPEIFKNMGSGTNAAMLQTIIVGAFNVIFTLVAIFTVDKFGRKPLMIIGALGMCVAMTALGFSFYTESMGISVLIAMLAYVAFFSLSWGPVCWVLLSEIFPNKIRSLAMSVAVAAQWITNYLVSWSFPLMNNNTYLTEQFNHGFAYWIYGGMSLLAALFVWKFVPETKGKSLEEMEKLWDNDTSSENVVAKKSLA
- a CDS encoding glycoside hydrolase family 3 protein: MNKWLKYSAIAVAVPVGLAALGAAKIFWLDTLLAKSDIGPEAPTLTANGYTYRDLNKNGQLDVYEDSRQPIDRRVSDLIDQMNIEEKAGLMFQPPITFGENAEIIEGMNFSIGYGTYDVINSRLINHFNLMGSAPIKEMARWHNDIQKLAEQTRLGIPITISTDPRHSLRDGKSATSVRTEGFSLWPEPIGFGAIGDEKVAEEFGRIANIEYRAVGIRLALHPMADLATEPRWARGIGTFGEEAELSSKLVAGYIKGFQGANIGKSSVLTMVKHFPGGGPQRDGLDAHQFYGAEQAYPGDNFDYHLKPFQAAFDVGAAQVMPYYGIPNGQTSEDVAMSYNKEIITDMLRGDFGFDGVVCTDWGIVTSKMAGPVVAMRARAWGLEGLSESDRFKKALDAGVDQFGGEELPEFIVDLVESGQVSEGRINTSIRRILKDKFRLGLFDDPYVDMAMADKITGTDEFMKAGALAQRKSLVLLKNQKETVAQSTSQSSIQNKEYALPLAKNIKVYIEGLSKESTSKYAQVVDNLDDADVAILHVKAPHRPPRTDLGFGENIIETILNQGDLDFKGEELAHIKKVMATKPTVVVIYLERPSVIPEIAENAVGILAEFGATDEAMLDVLFGDFNPTGKLPFEMPSSMAAVEAQFEDVPFDSVDPLFNFGHGLSYKQ
- a CDS encoding metallophosphoesterase translates to MTLRLFTLITTLLLSACAYKSSTNHKVYINPDIQQSIKAQGELKQRIILLGDAGLSSIKPLQASLQKAVEHAEKSPEKTAVIMLGDNIYPSGFPNKLPEQQVFTSKQLKHISFLEAQLQIAKQSGAEMFIVPGNHDWYATQVDTQAEYIENYASTNKLSAMFVPYQEASSPLPQMILRDGVSLVFLDTMWLIKASQNDFNKALEHLSSLLTKSYQAFPDNIIVLNGHHPIETMGPHGGYYSSLGYQLYVSIVTFFNNNQQDVDSLKYQRLINGMNSQLIPYPKTIFAAGHDHSLQVFEQKDENKTHYNLVSGAANSAKLSGVSYNEQTQFATSQEGFIEIDVLEQGVLLKVFTINQASPIYQQWLW